A genomic window from Streptomyces sp. WMMC940 includes:
- a CDS encoding ATP-grasp domain-containing protein, protein MKTVVVISTRGFGVFRHDLLVEPDQVRFVGIFSEQDSVNVSDTEGSYFHRIHVVPCGLDDPSYTESSIVDPAATRAIVHELAGQSGTGELTLHCFDERNLLLTAELREELGLPGPTYEQLLPYRDKCLMKERLAGTGLRVPRFGRFDEQGFRDDPAACLDRITADVGMPFVLKPVDAASADGVYKIFSADEFFALPHDLGRSYEYEEHIDGTMYSVNLVVKDGRTVFGGVTEYLVNSTEVQRGRVNADINLIDTDPRVPRMIAFAETVLEALGKLDGASHLELFHTAEDELVFLEVGARFKGLAGLAAMQQNYQVALLNLAFEIEAGLKSHPWDQEQMYCFDAVMPKRPGIVSELVEPEVESEVEIKWKVTVGEEIKQGASLIDNGGTFLVRNHDYETLYRDFERLATYQPIRYEDQRRGGPGK, encoded by the coding sequence GTGAAGACGGTCGTAGTGATATCGACGCGTGGGTTCGGCGTGTTCCGCCACGATCTGCTGGTGGAACCGGACCAGGTCCGGTTCGTGGGGATCTTCTCCGAGCAGGACAGCGTCAACGTCTCGGATACCGAGGGCTCCTACTTCCACCGCATCCACGTGGTGCCGTGCGGCCTCGACGACCCCTCGTACACCGAGTCGTCGATCGTGGACCCCGCCGCGACCCGGGCGATCGTGCACGAACTGGCCGGGCAGAGCGGCACCGGCGAACTCACGCTGCACTGCTTCGACGAGCGCAACCTGCTGCTGACCGCCGAACTGCGTGAGGAGCTGGGCCTTCCCGGGCCCACCTACGAGCAGTTGCTGCCCTATCGGGACAAGTGCCTGATGAAGGAGAGGCTGGCCGGCACCGGACTCCGCGTGCCCCGCTTCGGACGGTTCGACGAGCAGGGCTTCCGGGACGACCCGGCGGCCTGCCTGGACCGCATCACCGCGGACGTGGGCATGCCCTTCGTCCTCAAGCCGGTCGACGCGGCCTCGGCAGACGGCGTCTACAAGATCTTCTCCGCCGACGAGTTCTTCGCCCTGCCGCACGACCTGGGCCGCAGCTACGAGTACGAGGAGCACATCGACGGCACCATGTACAGCGTCAACCTGGTCGTCAAGGACGGGCGCACCGTGTTCGGAGGGGTGACCGAGTACTTGGTCAACTCGACCGAGGTGCAGCGCGGCCGGGTGAACGCCGACATCAACCTGATCGACACGGACCCCCGCGTCCCCCGGATGATCGCTTTCGCGGAGACGGTACTCGAAGCCCTCGGCAAGCTGGACGGCGCCAGTCACCTGGAGCTGTTCCACACCGCGGAGGACGAGCTGGTCTTCCTGGAGGTCGGGGCCCGCTTCAAAGGCCTCGCGGGTCTTGCCGCCATGCAGCAGAACTACCAGGTCGCCCTGCTCAACCTCGCCTTCGAGATCGAGGCGGGCCTCAAGAGCCACCCCTGGGACCAGGAGCAGATGTACTGCTTCGACGCCGTGATGCCCAAGCGGCCCGGCATCGTCTCTGAACTGGTGGAGCCCGAGGTGGAGAGCGAAGTCGAGATCAAGTGGAAGGTGACGGTGGGGGAGGAGATCAAGCAGGGCGCCTCACTCATCGACAACGGCGGCACCTTCCTGGTGCGCAACCACGACTACGAGACGCTCTACCGCGACTTCGAACGGCTCGCCACGTACCAGCCGATCCGCTACGAGGACCAGCGTCGCGGGGGCCCTGGAAAGTGA
- a CDS encoding aspartate aminotransferase family protein, producing the protein MTVSETEGNVIKGRGQAEVFADRESAVRSYSRAFPTTFATAHREFLVSADGTRYIDFLAGAGTLNYGHNPDFAKRALIDYIERDGLTHGLDLATTAKQRFLELFEEHVLLPRGLDHKVQFCSPSGTNAVEAALKIARLATGRSNVVAFGGGFHGVSTGALAAGGSVFYKQGLHPILPRTTHVPYPDSPMGPFDSLDLLDRLVGDTSSGVEKPAAVLLETVQCEGGVYVAPDHFLAGLRRWCDTHKVLLIVDDIQVGCGRTGSFFSFEQAGVRPDLIALSKSISGFGLPMALLLISPEYDVWKPGQHNGTFRGNQLAFVTAAETVRTYWSDGADPAFGAEVRRKAGLVEDVLQREVAARFAARVRGRGLIRGIDLSAAGISGTKVSRRCFERGLIVETCGRDGEVIKLLPPLTAEDGSLMQGLEILVEALYDEAQGGDRQATPVAPTRPAAVTS; encoded by the coding sequence ATGACCGTATCGGAGACGGAGGGAAACGTGATCAAGGGTCGAGGCCAGGCCGAGGTGTTCGCGGACCGGGAGTCGGCGGTGCGCTCGTACTCGCGCGCGTTCCCCACGACCTTCGCGACCGCGCACCGCGAGTTCCTGGTGAGCGCCGACGGCACCCGCTACATCGACTTCCTCGCCGGTGCGGGAACGCTGAACTACGGGCACAACCCGGATTTCGCCAAGCGGGCGCTGATCGACTACATCGAACGCGACGGGCTGACACACGGCCTCGACCTGGCGACCACCGCCAAGCAGAGGTTCCTGGAGCTCTTCGAGGAGCATGTGCTCCTGCCCCGTGGCCTGGACCACAAGGTGCAGTTCTGCAGCCCGTCCGGAACCAACGCGGTGGAGGCGGCGCTGAAGATAGCCCGCCTGGCGACCGGACGCAGCAACGTCGTGGCCTTCGGCGGCGGATTCCACGGGGTGAGCACAGGCGCGCTGGCCGCGGGCGGGTCCGTCTTCTACAAGCAGGGCCTGCACCCGATTCTGCCCCGGACCACGCACGTACCGTATCCCGACTCCCCGATGGGGCCCTTCGACAGCCTGGACCTGCTCGACCGGCTCGTGGGCGACACGAGTTCCGGTGTCGAGAAACCGGCCGCGGTGCTGCTGGAGACCGTCCAGTGCGAGGGCGGCGTCTACGTCGCCCCCGATCACTTCCTGGCCGGCCTGCGCCGCTGGTGCGACACCCACAAGGTGCTGCTGATCGTCGACGACATCCAGGTGGGCTGCGGACGCACCGGATCGTTCTTCTCCTTCGAGCAGGCGGGAGTCCGACCGGACCTGATCGCCCTGTCGAAGTCGATCAGCGGTTTCGGCCTCCCGATGGCCCTGCTGCTGATCAGTCCCGAATACGACGTGTGGAAACCCGGTCAGCACAACGGGACGTTCCGCGGCAACCAGCTGGCGTTCGTCACGGCCGCGGAGACCGTGCGCACCTACTGGTCGGACGGTGCCGATCCGGCCTTCGGCGCCGAAGTGCGGCGCAAGGCAGGGCTCGTGGAGGACGTCCTGCAGCGGGAGGTGGCGGCCAGATTCGCCGCACGGGTACGGGGACGAGGCCTCATCCGGGGCATCGACCTGAGCGCCGCCGGCATCTCCGGGACGAAGGTGTCCCGTCGCTGCTTCGAGCGCGGCCTGATCGTGGAGACCTGCGGCCGCGACGGCGAGGTCATCAAGCTCCTCCCCCCGCTGACCGCAGAGGACGGCAGCCTGATGCAGGGCCTCGAAATCCTGGTCGAGGCCCTCTACGACGAGGCGCAGGGCGGTGACCGGCAAGCGACGCCCGTCGCCCCGACCAGGCCGGCCGCGGTGACATCATGA
- a CDS encoding ISL3 family transposase: MTGTVIGVAKAGRDDDVGTVHQGVREPSGRPGARLAAALGIRMAKDALLDLLRSVPQPPVGTVRSLGVDDFALRKGDSYATILVDLEARRPVDVLPGPDSEPLAAWLRRHPEVEVICRDRAGSYEEGARTGAPQALQVADAWHLWRNIAEAVERTVGSHHGCIRAALAETLVTAEETVRDPVVPEPSEAVAVPFVPPDGLLDVMGRPRGLVARTAERFAAVQALLAKGQSLAAIGRTLRLDHSTVRRFARAGNLEELLVKATGRLSVLDEHKPYQPSHSLVNGLRRDFDAATAGLSTSWSSGQVEGHVTRAKLLKRMAYGRANLDLLRQRVLLGP; this comes from the coding sequence ATGACGGGGACGGTGATCGGTGTCGCGAAGGCCGGCCGAGATGATGACGTTGGGACCGTACACCAGGGTGTGCGCGAGCCTTCGGGCCGCCCCGGCGCCCGCTTGGCAGCTGCCCTCGGGATCCGCATGGCCAAGGACGCGCTACTGGACTTGCTCCGCTCGGTTCCGCAGCCGCCGGTCGGTACGGTCAGATCTCTGGGAGTGGACGATTTCGCTCTACGCAAGGGCGACTCCTACGCGACGATCCTGGTTGATCTGGAAGCCCGCCGCCCGGTCGATGTTCTGCCCGGCCCGGACTCCGAGCCCTTGGCCGCCTGGCTGCGCCGGCACCCGGAAGTGGAGGTGATCTGCCGGGACCGGGCCGGCTCCTACGAGGAGGGAGCGAGAACCGGTGCCCCGCAGGCGTTGCAGGTCGCCGACGCCTGGCACCTGTGGCGGAACATCGCCGAGGCGGTGGAGAGGACGGTCGGATCCCACCACGGGTGCATCCGGGCCGCTCTCGCAGAGACTCTGGTCACAGCGGAGGAAACCGTGAGGGACCCGGTCGTGCCGGAGCCGTCTGAGGCGGTGGCCGTGCCGTTCGTCCCACCTGACGGCTTGCTCGACGTCATGGGCCGGCCCCGGGGCCTGGTCGCCCGCACGGCGGAGAGATTCGCCGCGGTCCAGGCACTGCTGGCCAAGGGGCAGTCCCTGGCGGCGATCGGCCGGACACTGCGGCTCGACCACTCCACCGTCCGCCGCTTCGCCCGCGCTGGCAACCTCGAAGAACTCCTGGTCAAAGCCACCGGACGGCTATCCGTGCTGGACGAGCACAAGCCCTACCAGCCCTCCCATTCCCTGGTCAACGGCCTACGACGAGATTTCGACGCCGCCACTGCCGGACTCTCCACATCATGGAGCTCCGGCCAGGTCGAGGGCCACGTCACCCGCGCCAAACTCCTCAAACGCATGGCCTATGGACGAGCCAACCTCGATCTCCTACGCCAACGCGTACTCCTCGGCCCATGA
- the nudC gene encoding NAD(+) diphosphatase gives MHYSGLELDRAGARRADAAWIAGLTARPGTRVVPLWRDQCLVQDGSPVERTGRMARALLEAAPEPVFLGLDGDQAVFAADLSELAEDEASALGAAEGVRDVRAMVSTLTLAEAGLLAYARGILHWHRNQRFCGACGGVAASRDGGHLRVCRGCGKMLFPRIEPAVIVLVECAQEPRRCLLGRHAGAGPDNFSTLAGFVEVGESLEDAVRREVLEEAGVVVKDVVYQGSQAWPFPAGLMVAFRAEAVGDETDVDGAELVEARWFTTAELRDHIDAGNGCRPDSIDKFLIESWIAERADDHTAQTTRAAARRALDGR, from the coding sequence GTGCACTACTCAGGGCTTGAACTCGACCGGGCCGGCGCCCGGCGGGCCGACGCCGCCTGGATCGCCGGGCTGACCGCCCGGCCCGGGACCCGCGTCGTCCCCCTCTGGCGCGACCAGTGCCTGGTCCAGGACGGTTCACCGGTCGAACGCACCGGAAGGATGGCGCGGGCCCTGCTCGAGGCCGCTCCTGAACCCGTGTTCCTGGGACTGGACGGCGACCAGGCCGTATTCGCGGCCGATCTGTCGGAGTTGGCGGAGGACGAGGCGTCCGCCCTGGGCGCCGCCGAGGGCGTTCGGGACGTACGTGCCATGGTGTCCACCCTCACCCTCGCGGAGGCCGGCCTGCTGGCGTATGCCCGGGGCATCCTGCACTGGCACCGCAACCAACGGTTCTGCGGTGCGTGCGGCGGGGTCGCCGCCAGCCGCGACGGCGGCCATCTGCGGGTCTGCCGCGGCTGCGGGAAAATGCTGTTCCCCCGGATCGAGCCGGCCGTGATCGTCCTGGTGGAGTGCGCACAGGAACCCCGGCGCTGCCTGCTGGGCCGACACGCCGGTGCCGGACCGGACAACTTCAGCACCCTGGCCGGCTTCGTCGAGGTCGGCGAGAGCCTGGAGGACGCCGTCCGGCGCGAGGTCCTCGAGGAGGCCGGTGTGGTCGTCAAGGACGTCGTGTACCAGGGCTCCCAGGCGTGGCCGTTTCCCGCCGGGCTCATGGTGGCCTTCCGAGCCGAGGCCGTCGGCGACGAAACCGACGTCGACGGAGCGGAACTGGTCGAGGCGCGCTGGTTCACCACGGCCGAGCTGCGTGACCACATCGACGCCGGAAACGGCTGCCGGCCCGACTCCATCGACAAGTTCCTCATCGAGAGCTGGATCGCGGAAAGAGCGGATGACCACACAGCACAGACAACACGAGCAGCGGCACGGAGAGCATTGGATGGACGGTGA
- a CDS encoding GNAT family N-acetyltransferase, with the protein MTDEISDRQDRPVVLEEITDTNWRDVADVAPADDQRRFVAALGARYLLLSMRGGVWNSLAVRAGDDVVGHVMWAYDDEDGTHWIGGMIVDAAEQGRGVGRATMRALMRRLAAQPSCREIRLSYHPDNASAARLYQALGFAPTGDFEDEEIVVAVAAEAAAASLPR; encoded by the coding sequence ATGACCGACGAGATATCCGACCGCCAGGACCGCCCCGTGGTGCTGGAGGAGATCACGGACACGAACTGGCGCGACGTCGCCGATGTGGCCCCCGCCGACGACCAGCGCCGCTTCGTCGCCGCTCTCGGCGCGCGCTACCTGCTGTTGTCCATGCGGGGTGGGGTGTGGAACTCCCTGGCCGTGCGGGCCGGGGACGACGTCGTCGGCCATGTCATGTGGGCCTACGACGACGAGGACGGTACCCACTGGATCGGCGGCATGATCGTCGATGCCGCCGAGCAGGGCCGGGGCGTGGGACGGGCCACGATGCGTGCCCTCATGCGGCGCCTCGCCGCGCAGCCCTCCTGCCGAGAGATCCGTCTCTCCTACCACCCCGACAACGCCTCCGCCGCGCGCCTGTACCAGGCTCTCGGCTTCGCTCCGACCGGCGATTTCGAGGATGAGGAGATCGTCGTGGCCGTGGCTGCCGAGGCCGCCGCCGCTTCCCTGCCCCGCTGA
- a CDS encoding MFS transporter, protein MATTIAPESIWQRFGVPRLKGNGRFVSASLIDSLGTGLIMAFTLVYFTRTTEVSVTAVGAAMTLARLLALPTSVIVGPLIDRFTARRTAAWGNLVSVVGYLGFLVTDSVWQIVVVVLLVQIGHTTYWTSSSGLVVLASPEDRRIAWFGFMTALRNTAMGVGGALAAFAFALGEGAALHAIVIGNAASYVLASVLLLAWRPPEHAAAVPEDTGSPDTDPEPPTRNAGQQSGAGYAAVLKDASYALLIGINATLVFGQMLIKILLAIYIVDVLGLPAWTAGALIVVNAVQVSLTQTLVAKRTSRARMSRVVMLGSVLNAASFGMFTVMYATPDVVTYVGLFLAMVVFTLGEVVAFPAMENLSVTMAPSHIRGRYLATYQLSWTVGEIAAPGLLTFLLARGDVLPMLFLLGLSLVAVPLLLALERRAPTKTSMGVSA, encoded by the coding sequence GTGGCAACCACCATCGCCCCCGAGTCGATATGGCAGAGATTCGGCGTACCACGACTGAAGGGGAACGGCAGGTTCGTCTCCGCGAGCCTCATCGACAGCCTCGGCACCGGGCTGATCATGGCGTTCACACTGGTCTACTTCACCAGAACCACCGAGGTGTCCGTCACCGCGGTCGGTGCCGCGATGACCCTCGCGCGGCTCCTGGCCCTGCCCACATCGGTGATCGTGGGGCCGCTGATCGACCGGTTCACCGCACGCCGGACAGCCGCCTGGGGCAACCTCGTGTCGGTCGTCGGGTACCTCGGCTTCCTCGTGACCGACTCGGTCTGGCAGATCGTCGTGGTCGTCCTGCTCGTCCAGATCGGCCACACGACGTACTGGACGTCGAGCAGCGGGCTGGTCGTGCTGGCCTCGCCGGAGGACCGGCGCATCGCCTGGTTCGGCTTCATGACGGCTCTGCGCAACACGGCGATGGGCGTCGGCGGCGCACTCGCCGCGTTCGCGTTCGCTCTGGGCGAGGGCGCCGCGCTGCACGCCATCGTCATCGGCAACGCCGCCAGCTACGTCCTGGCCTCGGTTCTGCTACTGGCATGGAGGCCGCCGGAGCACGCGGCGGCGGTGCCGGAGGACACCGGGAGCCCGGACACCGACCCGGAACCGCCCACGCGGAACGCCGGGCAGCAGTCGGGGGCGGGTTACGCGGCGGTGCTGAAGGACGCCTCCTACGCCCTGCTGATCGGCATCAACGCCACGCTGGTCTTCGGACAGATGCTGATCAAAATCCTGCTGGCCATCTACATCGTCGACGTGCTCGGACTGCCGGCCTGGACGGCGGGAGCCCTGATCGTGGTCAACGCGGTACAGGTGTCCCTCACCCAGACACTGGTGGCCAAGCGGACGTCTCGAGCGAGGATGAGCCGGGTCGTCATGCTGGGGTCGGTCCTCAACGCGGCGTCCTTCGGCATGTTCACGGTGATGTACGCGACGCCCGACGTCGTGACCTACGTCGGGCTGTTCCTCGCGATGGTCGTCTTCACGCTCGGCGAGGTCGTCGCCTTCCCCGCCATGGAGAACCTGAGCGTCACGATGGCCCCCAGTCACATCCGTGGCCGCTATCTGGCCACCTACCAGTTGTCCTGGACCGTCGGCGAGATCGCCGCGCCAGGTCTGCTCACCTTCCTGCTGGCCCGCGGTGACGTCCTGCCGATGCTCTTCCTGCTCGGGCTGAGCCTGGTGGCGGTTCCGCTGCTGCTGGCCCTGGAACGTAGGGCACCCACCAAGACGAGCATGGGAGTAAGCGCGTGA
- a CDS encoding ATP-grasp domain-containing protein, whose product MEKPDTILIIGGRLEAIQKAKELGLRVVFLQHKERLLPGQAEAVDVLLLVDYLDWNVTRPIVRAAHEAYGFTAVMTLVEQATELAGRINDMLGLGGTSYEVARRFHDKLRMREWLHRTGFESVGCAEVKSAEEIRRFGEQHGFPVVVKPMDGTASRGIAVVRGPEETEGAWAELTGLRGRGDLPMATFYPVDRFIAEEYIDGVEYSVESFSFDGHHIVVSITDKFHDGCVEMGHALPAILEDEKENTIVRHVTGFLTAMGLKDGVGHTEVKLSAKGPRIIEGHDRVAGDRLLDFMAVTHGFDMEKYASGWPFRRLPALTERPVPTLGAATKWVNGRPGIVEGVEGVEELRSEAGVFGVDVHVRPGEEITAMTDNYGRHVQVLVTAETTAAAVERIDALIDRVRVVTRPASS is encoded by the coding sequence GTGGAAAAGCCCGACACCATCCTGATCATCGGCGGACGGCTGGAGGCCATCCAGAAGGCCAAGGAACTCGGCCTGCGAGTCGTCTTCCTCCAGCACAAGGAGCGGCTGCTGCCCGGTCAGGCGGAAGCGGTGGACGTGCTGCTCCTGGTCGACTACCTGGACTGGAACGTCACCCGGCCGATCGTCCGCGCCGCACACGAGGCGTACGGCTTCACCGCGGTGATGACCCTCGTGGAGCAGGCGACCGAACTGGCCGGGCGCATCAACGACATGCTGGGGCTCGGCGGCACCTCGTACGAAGTGGCCAGGCGCTTCCACGACAAGCTGCGGATGCGCGAGTGGTTGCACCGCACCGGGTTCGAGTCGGTGGGCTGTGCCGAGGTCAAGTCGGCGGAGGAGATCCGCAGGTTCGGCGAGCAACACGGCTTCCCCGTGGTCGTCAAGCCGATGGACGGCACCGCCAGCCGCGGCATCGCCGTGGTCCGCGGCCCGGAGGAGACCGAAGGGGCCTGGGCGGAGCTGACCGGACTGCGAGGCCGCGGCGACCTGCCCATGGCCACCTTCTACCCGGTGGACCGCTTCATCGCCGAGGAGTACATCGACGGCGTCGAGTACAGCGTGGAGAGCTTCTCGTTCGACGGCCACCACATCGTCGTCTCCATCACCGACAAGTTCCACGACGGCTGCGTCGAGATGGGGCACGCCCTGCCGGCGATCCTCGAGGACGAGAAGGAGAACACGATCGTTCGGCACGTGACCGGCTTCCTGACGGCCATGGGCCTCAAGGACGGCGTCGGGCACACCGAGGTCAAGCTCTCCGCCAAGGGCCCCCGGATCATCGAGGGCCACGACCGGGTCGCAGGTGACCGGTTGCTCGACTTCATGGCGGTCACCCACGGGTTCGACATGGAGAAGTACGCATCCGGATGGCCGTTCCGGCGGCTGCCCGCGCTCACCGAGCGCCCCGTCCCGACGCTGGGGGCCGCCACCAAGTGGGTGAACGGAAGGCCCGGGATCGTCGAGGGGGTCGAAGGAGTCGAAGAACTCCGCTCCGAGGCAGGGGTGTTCGGCGTCGATGTCCATGTCCGTCCCGGCGAGGAGATCACGGCGATGACCGACAACTACGGGCGCCACGTCCAGGTCCTGGTGACGGCCGAGACCACGGCCGCCGCGGTCGAACGCATCGACGCCCTGATCGACCGCGTACGGGTCGTCACCCGTCCCGCATCGTCCTGA
- a CDS encoding DUF6421 family protein, translating into MSHEIKLVIDEVNEIRTQLAKDADVRSPEFLADLLRRLESSEHLRRQPVVRAFMDDIRQQGPQPRLTRTKAHINTERDNHLFSLFNASYFPRLSLDYLTYETLPTDPHLAQRYGSNTMPVNITACSDGFNSRVVVALFPENHIDGRQDPDDLIFYFINKFVARHNRVTRKMIDEVMAPGSFPLIQGADDDRVQAASSWWVRLHEFHHRQGDMPIPDYLDAKKLKPLAGLEELRVDVSAMLVCLNDHDLPGDQARAAYEYILAERLLRYAVEGIPRPNYDAVASQVLFNYLSQNDGIELNGDRIHLRPELPRVLAGFLGEIQAIERRIRTEDVSDVRAGLLEFTNRYTDYDEAAGDYRHIAFFAEVKQRLGV; encoded by the coding sequence GTGTCACACGAGATCAAGCTCGTCATCGACGAGGTCAACGAGATACGAACGCAGCTCGCCAAGGACGCCGATGTCCGCAGCCCGGAGTTCCTGGCGGACCTGCTGCGGCGGCTGGAGTCCTCGGAGCACCTGCGCCGTCAGCCCGTCGTGCGGGCGTTCATGGACGACATACGGCAACAGGGGCCGCAGCCGCGCCTGACGCGCACCAAGGCGCACATCAACACCGAACGCGACAACCATCTGTTCTCGCTGTTCAACGCCTCGTACTTCCCCCGGCTCTCGCTGGACTACCTCACCTATGAGACGCTGCCGACCGATCCGCACCTGGCCCAGCGGTACGGCAGCAACACCATGCCGGTGAACATCACCGCATGCTCGGACGGGTTCAACTCCAGGGTGGTCGTTGCGCTCTTCCCGGAGAACCACATCGACGGCCGACAGGACCCCGACGACCTCATCTTCTATTTCATCAACAAGTTCGTCGCCCGCCACAACCGCGTCACCCGCAAGATGATCGACGAGGTCATGGCGCCCGGCAGCTTCCCGCTCATCCAGGGCGCCGACGACGACCGTGTGCAGGCCGCGTCGTCCTGGTGGGTGCGGCTGCACGAGTTCCACCACAGGCAGGGCGACATGCCGATCCCGGACTACCTGGACGCCAAGAAGCTCAAGCCGCTGGCCGGACTCGAGGAACTCCGCGTCGACGTCTCCGCCATGCTGGTGTGCCTGAACGACCACGATCTCCCCGGCGACCAGGCGCGTGCCGCGTACGAGTACATCCTCGCCGAACGGCTTCTGCGCTACGCCGTCGAAGGGATCCCCCGGCCCAACTACGACGCGGTCGCCTCGCAGGTCCTGTTCAACTACCTCTCCCAGAACGACGGTATCGAACTGAACGGCGACCGCATCCACCTCCGGCCGGAGCTGCCCCGGGTGCTGGCCGGCTTCCTCGGCGAGATCCAGGCCATCGAGCGGCGCATCCGCACGGAGGACGTGTCCGACGTCCGTGCCGGACTGCTGGAGTTCACGAACCGCTACACCGACTACGACGAAGCGGCAGGCGACTACCGCCACATCGCGTTCTTCGCCGAGGTGAAGCAGCGCCTCGGCGTCTGA
- a CDS encoding rhodanese-like domain-containing protein, which translates to MDGEPPPGKGEFSRVLATPPAPPPAALAYFRQARLACETDPFDVYHDLASRAGGFVLVDARTTDVYDEECLPGALSMPHERMTGEVLRMLDPAPVYVTYGWGPACNAGTRAAAHLAAAGFRVKEMIGGLEYWKRQNYPTTTKRR; encoded by the coding sequence ATGGACGGTGAACCACCTCCGGGCAAAGGCGAGTTCTCCCGCGTCCTGGCAACACCCCCCGCACCGCCGCCGGCGGCGCTCGCCTACTTCCGGCAGGCGCGGCTGGCCTGCGAGACGGACCCCTTCGACGTGTACCACGATCTGGCGTCCCGGGCGGGCGGATTCGTGCTGGTGGACGCCCGCACGACGGACGTCTACGACGAGGAGTGCCTGCCCGGTGCGCTGAGCATGCCCCACGAGCGGATGACCGGCGAAGTCCTCCGCATGCTCGATCCCGCGCCGGTCTACGTCACCTACGGATGGGGTCCCGCCTGCAACGCGGGCACCAGAGCCGCCGCCCACCTCGCGGCGGCGGGCTTCCGGGTCAAGGAGATGATCGGCGGCCTCGAGTACTGGAAGCGGCAGAACTATCCCACGACGACGAAGAGGCGTTAG